In Aggregatibacter sp. 2125159857, one DNA window encodes the following:
- the nlpI gene encoding lipoprotein NlpI: MTQRNGLSNFAIFLTILFSVFVLSGCIGLSNTFVSKNKVVLAEQNPSQHFEQEVMIVRISQVLLVGKMSNEERASLHFERGVLYDSLGLWALARYDFTQALALQPKMAAVYNYLGLYLLLDEDYDGALEAFNTVFSLDPDYEYTFLNRALDFYYVGRYNLAEQDFLAFYQRNKSDPYRVLWLYLNELKFKPAEAQKNLAQRAVGLSQDYWGTYIVQYYLGKLSVQDLQAKAQQFATKTATQYAEILTETYFYLAKQKLNMGQVDEAETLFKLAVANQVYNFVEYRFAVFELSKLGQQAQAE; the protein is encoded by the coding sequence ATGACGCAACGTAATGGGTTGTCTAATTTCGCGATTTTCCTAACTATTTTATTTTCAGTCTTTGTATTATCAGGCTGTATCGGCTTGAGCAATACCTTTGTGTCTAAAAATAAAGTCGTGTTAGCTGAGCAAAATCCAAGCCAGCATTTTGAACAGGAAGTCATGATTGTTCGAATTAGTCAGGTGTTGCTCGTTGGAAAAATGAGTAATGAAGAACGTGCTTCTCTCCATTTTGAACGGGGCGTGCTTTACGATAGTTTGGGGCTTTGGGCTTTAGCGCGTTATGACTTTACTCAAGCTCTTGCATTGCAACCTAAAATGGCGGCAGTGTATAACTATCTAGGGCTTTATTTATTACTTGATGAAGACTATGACGGCGCATTAGAGGCCTTTAATACGGTTTTCAGCCTCGATCCTGATTATGAATATACCTTCCTTAATCGAGCATTAGACTTCTATTATGTGGGGCGGTATAACCTCGCCGAGCAGGATTTTTTGGCATTTTATCAACGTAATAAATCAGATCCTTACCGTGTTTTATGGCTGTATTTGAATGAATTAAAATTCAAACCGGCCGAGGCACAAAAAAATCTGGCTCAACGTGCTGTTGGGCTTTCTCAGGATTATTGGGGTACCTACATTGTCCAATATTATTTGGGCAAATTGTCAGTTCAGGATCTACAGGCTAAAGCGCAGCAGTTTGCAACAAAAACCGCGACGCAATACGCAGAGATTCTAACTGAAACCTACTTCTATCTAGCAAAACAAAAACTCAATATGGGACAGGTTGATGAGGCTGAGACCTTATTCAAACTGGCTGTTGCAAATCAGGTGTATAACTTTGTGGAGTATCGTTTTGCGGTGTTTGAGCTTTCAAAATTAGGACAACAGGCTCAAGCAGAATAA
- the pnp gene encoding polyribonucleotide nucleotidyltransferase has protein sequence MNPIVKQFKYGQHTVTLETGAIARQATAAVMASMDDTTVFVTVVAKKEVKEGQDFFPLTVNYQERTYAAGRIPGGFFKREGRPSEGETLIARLIDRPIRPLFPEGFFNEIQVIATVVSVNPQISPDLVAMIGASAALTLSGVPFNGPIGAARVGFINDQFVLNPTINEQKQSRLDLVVAGTDKAVLMVESEADILTEEQMLAAVVFGHQQQQVVVEAIKEFAKEAGKPRWDWVAPEPNTDLINKVKALAEARLGDAYRITEKQARYEQIDAIKADVIAQITAEDEEVSEGKIIDIFTALESQIVRGRIIAGEPRIDGRTVDTVRALDICTGVLPRTHGSAIFTRGETQALAVATLGTERDAQIIDELTGERSDHFLFHYNFPPYSVGETGMIGSPKRREIGHGRLAKRGVAAVMPTLAEFPYVVRVVSEITESNGSSSMASVCGASLALMDAGVPIKAAVAGIAMGLVKEDDKFVVLSDILGDEDHLGDMDFKVAGTRQGVTALQMDIKIEGITAEIMQIALNQAKSARMHILGVMEQAIPAPRADISDFAPRIYTMKIDPKKIKDVIGKGGAVIRALTEETGTSIDIDDDGTVKIAAVDKNAVQDVMARIEDITAEVEAGAIYKGKVTRLADFGAFVSIVGNKEGLVHISQIAEERVEKVSDYLQVGQEVMVKVVEIDRQGRIRLTMKELAPKAETAQHVSDDIVEQA, from the coding sequence GTGAATCCAATTGTTAAACAATTTAAATACGGTCAACATACCGTCACTTTAGAAACCGGCGCCATTGCTCGCCAAGCCACTGCTGCTGTGATGGCAAGCATGGACGACACCACTGTATTTGTGACTGTGGTCGCCAAAAAAGAGGTGAAAGAAGGTCAAGATTTCTTTCCATTAACCGTTAACTATCAAGAACGTACTTATGCTGCCGGCCGTATTCCGGGCGGTTTCTTCAAACGCGAAGGTCGTCCGTCTGAAGGCGAAACCTTAATTGCCCGTTTAATCGATCGTCCAATTCGTCCGTTATTCCCGGAAGGCTTCTTCAATGAAATCCAAGTGATTGCCACCGTGGTTTCAGTTAATCCGCAAATCAGTCCGGATTTAGTCGCCATGATTGGTGCGTCTGCGGCATTAACCTTATCCGGTGTGCCGTTTAATGGCCCGATTGGTGCGGCGCGTGTTGGTTTCATCAACGATCAATTCGTATTAAACCCAACCATCAACGAACAAAAACAAAGCCGTTTGGATTTAGTGGTTGCAGGTACTGATAAAGCCGTATTAATGGTGGAATCCGAAGCGGATATTCTCACTGAAGAGCAAATGTTAGCCGCTGTCGTATTCGGTCATCAGCAACAACAAGTGGTGGTGGAAGCCATTAAAGAATTTGCCAAAGAAGCCGGTAAACCACGTTGGGATTGGGTTGCACCTGAACCAAACACTGATTTAATCAATAAAGTGAAAGCATTAGCTGAAGCACGTTTAGGCGATGCGTATCGTATCACTGAAAAACAAGCGCGTTATGAGCAAATTGATGCGATTAAAGCCGATGTCATCGCACAAATTACCGCTGAAGATGAAGAAGTCAGTGAAGGAAAAATTATTGATATTTTCACCGCACTTGAAAGCCAAATCGTGCGTGGACGTATTATTGCCGGTGAACCACGTATTGACGGACGTACCGTGGATACCGTGCGTGCATTAGATATTTGCACCGGTGTGTTACCGCGTACTCATGGTTCGGCAATCTTTACCCGTGGTGAAACGCAAGCATTAGCCGTTGCCACGTTAGGGACTGAACGCGATGCGCAAATCATTGATGAATTAACCGGTGAGCGTTCTGATCACTTCTTATTCCACTATAACTTCCCTCCGTATTCCGTGGGCGAAACCGGTATGATCGGTTCACCAAAACGTCGTGAAATCGGTCACGGTCGTTTGGCGAAACGTGGTGTGGCAGCGGTGATGCCAACCTTAGCCGAATTCCCATATGTGGTACGTGTGGTATCTGAAATTACCGAATCCAACGGTTCTTCTTCTATGGCTTCCGTGTGTGGTGCTTCTCTTGCCTTAATGGATGCCGGTGTACCGATTAAAGCAGCGGTTGCCGGTATTGCGATGGGCTTGGTGAAAGAAGATGACAAATTTGTCGTGCTTTCCGATATTCTTGGCGATGAAGACCACTTAGGTGATATGGACTTTAAAGTGGCGGGTACGCGTCAAGGTGTAACTGCACTGCAAATGGATATCAAAATTGAAGGTATCACCGCTGAAATCATGCAAATTGCATTAAACCAAGCGAAAAGCGCACGTATGCACATTCTTGGTGTGATGGAGCAAGCGATTCCGGCGCCACGTGCAGATATTTCTGATTTTGCACCACGAATCTACACCATGAAAATTGATCCGAAGAAAATCAAAGATGTGATCGGTAAAGGTGGTGCAGTGATTCGTGCATTGACCGAAGAAACCGGTACTTCCATTGATATTGATGATGACGGTACAGTGAAAATTGCTGCGGTAGATAAGAATGCCGTACAAGATGTGATGGCACGTATCGAAGACATCACTGCCGAAGTAGAAGCGGGTGCCATTTACAAAGGTAAAGTGACTCGTTTAGCCGATTTCGGTGCATTCGTTTCTATCGTAGGTAATAAAGAAGGCTTGGTTCACATTTCTCAAATTGCGGAAGAACGTGTGGAAAAAGTCAGCGACTATCTACAAGTAGGACAAGAAGTGATGGTTAAAGTGGTGGAAATCGATCGTCAAGGTCGTATTCGTTTAACCATGAAAGAGCTTGCTCCGAAAGCAGAAACTGCTCAACACGTATCCGATGATATTGTAGAGCAGGCATAA
- the nanQ gene encoding N-acetylneuraminate anomerase: MLIGDLTRTDFKLGLPKVIAETCEYLKGLDLAKLEVGRHDITNRIYMNVMEPELADAASKKAELHHNYLDIQVLICGVENIEIGATYPDLNKYEAYHEDDDYQLTQDIDNKSTITLVPNMFAVFYPYEPHKPCCNVNGQSAKIKKLVVKVPVELIQ; this comes from the coding sequence ATGTTAATTGGAGATTTAACCCGTACCGATTTTAAACTCGGCTTACCAAAAGTCATTGCCGAAACCTGTGAGTATTTAAAAGGGTTGGATTTAGCAAAATTAGAGGTTGGCCGTCATGACATCACCAATCGCATTTACATGAACGTGATGGAACCTGAACTGGCTGACGCTGCGAGCAAAAAAGCAGAATTGCACCATAACTATTTGGATATTCAAGTCCTGATTTGTGGTGTGGAAAATATTGAAATCGGCGCAACCTATCCCGACTTAAATAAATACGAAGCCTATCACGAAGATGATGATTACCAACTCACTCAAGACATCGATAACAAAAGCACGATTACTTTAGTGCCGAATATGTTTGCGGTGTTCTATCCTTATGAACCCCATAAACCTTGTTGTAACGTGAACGGACAATCTGCCAAAATTAAAAAGTTAGTGGTTAAAGTGCCGGTTGAGTTAATCCAGTAA
- a CDS encoding dicarboxylate/amino acid:cation symporter: MLSVDTPSQAMLPRKPKFYQSLYVQVIIAIIIGILLGNFFPDFGAGLKPLGEAFIKLVKMIIAPVIFLTVVTGIAGMNDMKAVGRVAGKAMLYFVTFSTLALVIGMVVANIIEPGAGLNIDPASLTSEKVSEYVAKAKDSTLTAFLMNIIPTTVLSPLVEGNILQVLFISVLFGVALASVGDKAQPITELLRLATAPMFKVVSILMKVAPLGALGAMAFTVGKYGLSSISHLMLLIVTFYITSLLFIIFILGAVARYNGFSILKMVRYIKQELWLVLGTSSSEAALPTLMQKMEAAGCKKSVVGLVVPTGYSFNLDGTNIYMTMAALFIAQATNTDLSISEQFTLLFVAMLSSKGAAGVTGAGFITLAATLSVVPGLPVEGMALILGIDRFMSECRALTNLVGNACATIVVARWENALDKEKLALAMNGK, from the coding sequence ATGTTAAGCGTTGATACCCCATCTCAGGCGATGCTACCGCGTAAACCGAAGTTCTATCAAAGCTTATACGTGCAAGTCATTATTGCGATTATTATCGGTATTTTATTAGGGAATTTTTTCCCTGATTTCGGTGCCGGGTTAAAACCGTTAGGTGAAGCATTTATTAAGCTGGTTAAAATGATTATCGCACCGGTGATTTTTCTGACCGTTGTTACCGGTATTGCCGGTATGAACGACATGAAAGCGGTTGGGCGGGTTGCCGGAAAGGCGATGCTGTATTTTGTGACCTTTTCGACGTTGGCGCTTGTGATCGGAATGGTTGTGGCCAATATTATTGAACCCGGAGCAGGATTAAATATTGATCCGGCGTCATTAACCTCCGAAAAAGTGTCAGAATATGTTGCGAAAGCGAAGGATAGCACGCTAACGGCTTTCTTAATGAACATCATTCCTACCACCGTATTAAGCCCATTAGTAGAGGGTAATATTCTGCAAGTCTTGTTTATTTCCGTGTTGTTTGGGGTAGCATTGGCTTCGGTGGGCGACAAAGCACAGCCTATTACGGAACTCCTACGACTGGCGACAGCGCCGATGTTTAAGGTGGTGTCAATTTTGATGAAAGTTGCCCCTTTAGGCGCATTGGGCGCGATGGCGTTCACCGTGGGAAAATACGGGTTAAGTTCCATTAGCCATTTGATGCTTTTAATTGTGACGTTTTATATTACGTCCTTATTATTTATTATTTTTATCTTAGGCGCGGTCGCACGTTATAACGGTTTCTCTATTTTGAAAATGGTGCGCTATATTAAGCAAGAATTGTGGTTAGTCTTAGGAACATCCTCCTCAGAAGCCGCGTTGCCGACCTTAATGCAAAAAATGGAGGCGGCCGGTTGTAAAAAATCAGTGGTGGGATTAGTGGTGCCGACCGGTTATTCTTTTAATTTGGACGGTACAAATATCTATATGACAATGGCCGCATTATTTATTGCGCAAGCCACCAATACGGATCTTTCCATTAGCGAGCAATTTACCTTGTTGTTTGTTGCGATGTTAAGTTCAAAAGGTGCTGCCGGCGTAACCGGTGCCGGTTTTATTACATTAGCCGCCACACTTTCCGTGGTTCCGGGGCTGCCGGTTGAGGGCATGGCGTTAATTTTGGGGATTGATCGTTTTATGTCCGAATGCCGTGCGTTAACGAATTTGGTGGGTAACGCCTGTGCGACCATTGTTGTGGCGCGCTGGGAAAATGCCTTGGATAAAGAAAAATTAGCATTAGCGATGAACGGTAAATAG